Proteins encoded in a region of the Labeo rohita strain BAU-BD-2019 chromosome 22, IGBB_LRoh.1.0, whole genome shotgun sequence genome:
- the LOC127153792 gene encoding galactose-specific lectin nattectin — MGSRTVYLSVCLLLALSASVGTYPVGNTRCGACWAGWTAFECRCFKFFNNRQTWIEAEKICLDFEGNLASVHSHEEYIFLQNLIRYETQATTRTWIGGHDAVSEGAWLWSDGTKMDFQIWSPGNPSNYEGYEHCLEMNYTNGNWNDLKCSEMLPFVCAN, encoded by the exons ATGGGATCCAGGActgtctacctgtctgtctgtcttctgtTAGCTTTAAGTGCTTCAG tgGGAACCTATCCTGTTGGAAATACACGTTGTGGCG CCTGTTGGGCAGGATGGACTGCCTTTGAATGCAGATGTTTCAAGTTCTTCAATAACCGTCAAACCTGGATTGAAGCCGAG AAAATCTGTTTGGACTTTGAAGGGAACCTTGCTTCTGTACACAGCCATGAggagtacatttttttacagaACCTGATTAGATACGAAACTCAGGCCACAACGCGGACCTGGATCGGAGGCCATGATGCTGTTTCT GAGGGAGCTTGGCTCTGGAGTGATGGAACCAAAATGGACTTTCAAATATGGTCACCTGGAAATCCCAGTAACTATGAAGGATATGAGCACTGCCTTGAGATGAACTATACAA ATGGCAACTGGAATGATCTCAAGTGTTCAGAAATGTTGCCTTTTGTGTGTGCAAACTGA